The following proteins are co-located in the Maridesulfovibrio sp. genome:
- a CDS encoding acyl carrier protein: protein MTDEEIVKRINSALAEEFELELDEMVPEAVFKDDLDLDSLDAVDMVIVLEQEFGIKIKKDEAFKAIRTLGDLHKFILSKKDEAA from the coding sequence ATGACAGATGAAGAAATCGTAAAAAGAATCAACTCCGCACTTGCTGAAGAATTCGAGCTGGAGCTTGATGAAATGGTCCCTGAAGCAGTCTTCAAGGATGACCTTGACCTCGACAGCCTTGATGCTGTGGATATGGTCATCGTTCTGGAGCAGGAATTCGGGATCAAGATCAAAAAAGACGAAGCCTTCAAGGCTATCCGTACTCTCGGTGACCTGCACAAGTTCATCCTGAGCAAAAAAGACGAAGCCGCTTAA
- a CDS encoding 3-hydroxyacyl-ACP dehydratase, protein MELNEHISNSCSDLEKTESGYKRSYIFKESFPGFDGHFPGNPILPGVIQTLLGQNSSVEALELEYPAEKLALQSVTRCKFLRPVKPMEKLILNFSLKAKGLNHIAICSLTVEGETAATYQLIFGPEAI, encoded by the coding sequence ATGGAACTGAACGAACATATTTCAAACAGCTGCAGCGATCTTGAAAAAACGGAATCCGGCTACAAACGTTCTTATATTTTCAAGGAATCATTTCCGGGATTTGATGGTCATTTCCCCGGCAACCCCATCCTGCCCGGAGTAATCCAGACCCTGCTAGGACAGAACTCTTCAGTGGAAGCCCTTGAACTTGAATACCCTGCGGAAAAGTTAGCCCTGCAATCGGTGACCCGCTGCAAGTTCCTGCGCCCTGTCAAACCAATGGAAAAGCTGATTCTCAACTTTTCTCTCAAGGCCAAGGGACTGAACCATATCGCCATATGTTCACTTACGGTGGAAGGGGAAACCGCAGCAACCTACCAGCTCATATTCGGACCGGAGGCAATATAA
- a CDS encoding 3-hydroxylacyl-ACP dehydratase: MNLPMQAEKLLPHRGKMLLLDSVLTVEEGAGTALADLSTQSISKGKDGNLLAPFYIELVAQTYAAVCGYRFKSLGHPVPEGYLVGVQKFQVNPQGTAKFTSDELLISVQTVGDFDGFAVVEGTISREGKTLAEGRIKLFVPQDEAMAELFAQEKSGASATSWQL, from the coding sequence ATGAATCTTCCCATGCAGGCTGAAAAACTGCTGCCCCATCGCGGAAAGATGCTGCTCTTGGACAGTGTACTTACTGTCGAAGAAGGAGCTGGAACCGCACTGGCCGACCTTTCCACACAGTCCATTTCCAAAGGAAAGGACGGCAATTTGCTGGCACCGTTTTATATAGAACTGGTAGCCCAGACATATGCCGCTGTGTGCGGTTACAGGTTTAAATCCCTTGGGCATCCAGTACCAGAAGGATATCTTGTCGGGGTGCAGAAGTTTCAGGTTAACCCCCAAGGCACTGCAAAATTTACAAGTGATGAACTGTTAATCAGCGTTCAGACTGTAGGTGATTTTGACGGCTTCGCAGTGGTAGAAGGGACGATCAGCCGCGAAGGCAAGACTTTGGCCGAAGGAAGAATAAAACTCTTTGTGCCGCAGGATGAAGCCATGGCAGAGCTATTTGCTCAGGAAAAATCCGGTGCGAGTGCGACCTCATGGCAATTGTAA
- a CDS encoding lysophospholipid acyltransferase family protein gives MPQIFKLIWINAGIYLSIILWTLTGVIISPLCYLFFTRILKWEKPETLRKMIWYYGRTSSMLMSLFVDIQWPEQHKLPEPCIIIANHESFFDPYLVSFQPQRNICMAVRNWPFKIPFYGFYMKLAGYINVETDNLDEIIEQAGKAIEQNSSLMFFPEGTRSKDGNLNRFHSGPFHLAVQTGLPIVPLCITGTYNMLPRGHMLIRPSKVRGRILSPIYPEHFLNTQNPHIELRRAVKTTMVACIQEMNQEA, from the coding sequence ATGCCCCAAATTTTCAAACTTATATGGATTAACGCCGGTATATACCTGAGCATCATCCTCTGGACCCTGACCGGGGTCATTATCTCCCCACTCTGCTACCTGTTCTTTACCCGTATTCTGAAATGGGAAAAACCGGAAACCCTGCGCAAAATGATCTGGTACTACGGGCGGACCAGCTCAATGCTGATGTCCCTGTTCGTTGATATCCAGTGGCCGGAGCAACACAAACTCCCCGAGCCATGTATCATCATTGCCAACCATGAATCTTTCTTTGATCCCTATCTGGTTTCCTTCCAGCCACAACGCAACATATGCATGGCTGTGCGCAACTGGCCGTTTAAAATACCATTTTACGGATTTTACATGAAACTTGCCGGCTACATAAACGTGGAAACGGATAATCTTGACGAGATTATTGAACAGGCGGGAAAAGCTATAGAGCAAAACAGCTCGCTCATGTTTTTCCCGGAAGGAACCCGCAGCAAGGACGGCAATCTGAACCGTTTCCATTCCGGACCCTTTCACCTTGCAGTGCAGACCGGGCTGCCCATTGTCCCCCTGTGCATTACCGGAACTTATAATATGCTTCCCCGCGGGCACATGCTAATCCGCCCCTCAAAGGTACGTGGCAGAATACTTTCCCCCATCTATCCGGAGCATTTTCTAAACACACAAAATCCGCATATTGAATTGCGCCGAGCGGTCAAAACAACTATGGTTGCTTGCATTCAGGAAATGAATCAGGAAGCGTAA
- a CDS encoding MMPL family transporter — translation MFFSKLNTSTAENRRYQIKSILFLILFVLFCAIPLLSVSFSEDISAMLPSGENGNIKRDFALLQKAPLAGKILISISSKSLSEEKIGAVAQSMAGRMNSPLLEDCNSLETTPQQIMGYLLKQAPNLTTQNDLDTLQKLTDKAAINKSLSDAKKLLLSPAGIGMRGIIAADPLNLRSIYLPKIASMQNLPRTKRIENRYFVAGESALLLIAKTNVSMTDSKNGILLLDRFKEIKKAALAENNLKETDIYIEMLSGHCYTTANASVIKKDILTVSIISLGALILLFFFGFRSKGALSVFIAPGVAIMAGLGCCAFICNDMSAIVIGFGAVLMGISIDFAVHTYFSLAEHPDDKTAAMRKISKPVLFGAATSCASFAALYISGIPGIKQLSIFSVAGIIAACAYALLFVPRFCNSFPEAGKNKPLFQIKGKTKLILWSTGLIFAISIAGALSNNFDTELKNLGYIPKELSRTEKHFQDNWSQMHAQSMLFAAGKDMETALQTNEKAWSDIKKNLGSIKAVSIADTLPSPETITENENRWTSFWDGRKENTEQNVLESSMKLGFASGAFAPAMERLTAPAPALDAEIYSTGPLSFIYDLLVPPSNDGHEKLVMTLLPDNGQVNKYYSTQKEKELGVRLVSQSRFKANLEQEMKQDIIKFISCSGIMVALLIFGLFRNLRRAILALFPAIFGVTVTFGLLGVLQIPLNIFHIVALPLVIGLGADYGIFMVFQEIKTPSAWTIKAVKISGLTTLAGFGVLVFAKHPSLNSLGATVSIGITAALCCAIFILPQLLRLNEEKHA, via the coding sequence ATGTTCTTCAGCAAGTTGAATACTTCCACAGCAGAAAACAGAAGATATCAAATAAAAAGCATACTATTTCTTATTCTTTTCGTCCTGTTCTGCGCCATCCCGCTGCTATCGGTTTCTTTTTCGGAAGACATTTCAGCTATGCTCCCAAGTGGAGAAAATGGAAATATCAAGCGCGATTTTGCGTTGCTTCAAAAAGCTCCCTTAGCCGGAAAAATACTCATTTCCATCTCCAGCAAATCTTTAAGTGAAGAGAAGATCGGTGCTGTTGCCCAAAGCATGGCAGGCAGAATGAATTCTCCGCTGCTTGAGGATTGCAATTCACTGGAAACAACCCCACAGCAGATAATGGGCTACCTGCTCAAGCAAGCACCAAATCTGACCACACAAAATGATCTGGATACATTGCAGAAACTCACTGACAAAGCTGCAATAAACAAGAGCTTAAGCGACGCAAAAAAACTGCTTCTGTCACCGGCAGGTATCGGTATGCGAGGTATTATCGCCGCTGACCCGCTCAATTTACGCAGCATCTATCTACCCAAAATTGCATCCATGCAGAACCTTCCTCGCACCAAGAGGATCGAAAATAGATATTTTGTCGCCGGAGAAAGTGCACTGCTGCTAATTGCGAAAACCAATGTTTCCATGACTGATTCTAAAAACGGTATCCTGCTGTTGGACCGTTTTAAGGAGATTAAAAAAGCAGCATTGGCGGAAAACAATCTCAAAGAAACTGACATTTATATCGAAATGCTGAGCGGACATTGCTACACAACTGCCAATGCCTCGGTCATCAAAAAAGATATCCTGACTGTTTCAATTATCTCCCTTGGCGCGTTGATCCTGCTGTTTTTCTTCGGATTCCGCAGCAAAGGAGCCCTTAGCGTATTCATTGCTCCGGGAGTTGCCATCATGGCCGGACTGGGCTGCTGCGCATTTATCTGTAATGATATGTCCGCAATAGTCATCGGATTCGGTGCTGTACTCATGGGGATTTCCATAGACTTTGCTGTCCACACCTATTTCTCTTTGGCTGAGCATCCCGATGATAAAACCGCAGCCATGCGCAAAATCAGCAAGCCGGTTCTTTTCGGTGCTGCGACTTCGTGCGCTTCCTTTGCTGCCCTTTATATCTCAGGTATTCCGGGCATCAAGCAGCTTTCCATATTCTCTGTTGCCGGAATAATTGCGGCCTGCGCTTACGCCCTGCTCTTTGTCCCCCGGTTCTGCAATTCATTTCCTGAAGCAGGAAAGAACAAGCCCCTTTTCCAAATTAAAGGAAAGACAAAACTCATACTTTGGAGCACAGGACTCATATTTGCGATTTCAATTGCAGGTGCATTGAGCAACAACTTTGACACGGAGCTGAAAAATCTGGGCTATATTCCAAAAGAACTTTCCCGCACGGAAAAACATTTTCAGGACAATTGGAGCCAGATGCACGCCCAATCCATGCTTTTTGCCGCAGGAAAAGATATGGAAACTGCGTTGCAGACAAATGAAAAAGCATGGTCCGACATCAAGAAAAACCTGGGCAGCATTAAAGCGGTCAGCATTGCCGATACCCTCCCTTCCCCTGAAACTATTACCGAAAATGAAAACCGCTGGACTTCATTTTGGGACGGAAGAAAAGAGAATACAGAACAAAACGTTTTGGAAAGCAGTATGAAACTGGGATTTGCATCCGGCGCATTTGCCCCGGCAATGGAACGACTCACGGCGCCAGCTCCTGCCCTTGATGCAGAAATTTACAGTACCGGACCGCTTAGTTTCATCTATGATTTACTTGTCCCCCCAAGCAATGACGGACATGAAAAACTGGTCATGACTCTGCTCCCGGACAACGGGCAAGTTAATAAATACTATTCAACACAAAAAGAAAAGGAACTAGGCGTACGCCTTGTTTCGCAGTCCCGCTTTAAAGCAAACCTTGAACAGGAAATGAAGCAGGACATTATCAAATTCATCAGCTGTTCTGGCATTATGGTGGCACTGCTCATTTTCGGATTATTCCGAAATCTCCGCCGGGCGATTCTGGCCCTTTTCCCGGCAATTTTCGGGGTAACTGTAACCTTTGGACTGCTTGGTGTTTTGCAGATCCCACTTAATATTTTCCACATCGTAGCCTTACCGCTTGTCATCGGACTTGGAGCCGATTACGGAATCTTCATGGTTTTTCAGGAAATTAAAACACCCTCAGCGTGGACTATTAAAGCTGTAAAAATCTCGGGACTGACCACCTTGGCGGGCTTCGGGGTTCTTGTGTTTGCCAAACATCCCTCGCTCAATTCATTAGGGGCCACGGTTTCCATCGGGATCACGGCGGCACTCTGCTGCGCGATTTTTATACTTCCGCAACTGTTGCGCCTGAACGAGGAGAAGCATGCGTAA
- a CDS encoding acyl-CoA thioesterase — translation MRRKSYFPKIEGAPEPLRHIVERKVRFEEVDPMNIVWHGRYPSYFEDGRTALGDLYGVGYMDFYRYKVAAPIKKMQVDYIKPLRFGETFSIETLLHWTEAARMNYEFIIRDAAGEKATTGCTVQLFVQDNELMMFQPDFFAELCEKWKNGILTPIDRNF, via the coding sequence ATGCGTCGCAAATCATATTTTCCGAAAATCGAAGGCGCACCAGAACCGTTGCGCCATATAGTTGAACGCAAAGTCCGTTTTGAAGAAGTGGACCCCATGAATATTGTCTGGCACGGGCGCTACCCCAGTTATTTTGAAGACGGACGCACTGCACTCGGTGATTTGTACGGTGTTGGGTATATGGATTTTTACCGCTACAAAGTGGCCGCGCCGATCAAAAAAATGCAGGTGGATTACATCAAACCGCTCCGTTTCGGGGAAACATTCAGCATTGAAACCCTGCTGCATTGGACCGAAGCTGCACGCATGAATTACGAATTCATCATCCGCGATGCTGCAGGGGAGAAAGCCACTACCGGTTGTACTGTCCAGCTCTTCGTCCAAGACAATGAACTGATGATGTTCCAACCGGACTTCTTTGCCGAACTCTGCGAAAAATGGAAGAACGGAATCCTCACTCCCATAGACAGGAATTTCTAG
- a CDS encoding NAD(P)/FAD-dependent oxidoreductase, which produces MTAYNHIVVGAGISGMTSALLLARQGYKVALVESFPLPGPTVRGFSRQGVHFETGIHLIGGMGDGDPLDTYFRHLGINDELVKIPFNEEGCDCFRFEKKNTQICLPYGYERVRRTLEQAFPSEKTAIDTYLERIRTIFDSSAFLNFDLDFSLDSLAHDETESLLEYLDSITDNQDLKDLLCCHSLLYGTPPEQAMLSTHALVAGSYFRSSHTIEGGGKALVDAYQKQLKKHGVDIFCGEKAVRINHDADKNFTGLLLDDGNELRGEICIWSAHPASMLNCVEDGVFRPVFRRRISELLETVSALILFGIAETPVEALQGRNIYLWPESDYSEVLSGRTGMSENAIFLSAGQTLGRDGKQSVTAIMPCSFDKFGKWQKSSLRNRPQGYLDFKAELMAEFAQQVFTRCPELNGQVEFIDAATPLSLRDYCHSPYGSMYGAAHTVSQYNPLPATKIKGLLLAGQSIIAPGVMGAVVSAYLTCGFIYGHEKIHEELKCIYNA; this is translated from the coding sequence ATGACTGCTTACAACCACATAGTTGTCGGGGCAGGTATTTCGGGCATGACTTCGGCCCTCCTGCTGGCTAGACAGGGATACAAAGTCGCACTGGTGGAATCCTTTCCCCTGCCCGGACCGACAGTACGCGGATTCAGCAGGCAGGGCGTGCATTTCGAAACCGGTATCCACCTGATAGGCGGAATGGGTGACGGAGACCCGCTCGACACATATTTCAGACATCTGGGCATCAACGATGAGCTGGTCAAAATCCCCTTCAATGAAGAAGGTTGCGACTGCTTCCGCTTTGAAAAAAAGAATACCCAGATCTGTCTGCCTTATGGATATGAACGGGTCCGCCGGACTCTGGAACAGGCATTCCCTTCTGAAAAAACTGCCATTGATACATATCTGGAACGGATCAGGACTATTTTCGACTCATCCGCCTTCCTGAATTTCGATCTGGATTTCAGTCTGGACTCTCTGGCACATGACGAAACAGAATCTTTGCTTGAGTACCTCGATTCCATCACTGACAATCAAGATCTCAAGGACCTGCTCTGCTGCCACTCCCTGCTATACGGCACTCCGCCGGAGCAGGCCATGCTCTCCACCCATGCCCTTGTAGCCGGATCATATTTCCGGTCATCACACACCATAGAGGGCGGCGGAAAAGCTCTTGTGGACGCGTACCAGAAACAACTCAAAAAGCATGGTGTAGATATTTTCTGCGGAGAGAAGGCTGTACGCATCAACCACGACGCAGACAAAAATTTCACAGGATTGCTGCTGGATGACGGGAACGAATTGCGTGGCGAAATCTGCATCTGGTCCGCTCATCCAGCGTCCATGCTAAACTGCGTTGAAGACGGTGTATTCCGCCCGGTATTCAGACGCAGGATCAGCGAATTGCTGGAGACCGTGTCCGCGCTGATTCTTTTCGGGATAGCCGAAACTCCGGTGGAAGCATTGCAAGGCCGGAACATCTACCTGTGGCCGGAATCTGATTACAGCGAAGTCCTTTCCGGCAGGACCGGTATGTCAGAAAACGCTATTTTCCTTTCCGCCGGACAAACCCTCGGGCGGGACGGCAAGCAGAGTGTAACAGCCATCATGCCCTGCAGTTTTGATAAGTTCGGCAAATGGCAGAAATCAAGTCTACGCAACAGACCGCAGGGCTACCTTGATTTCAAAGCCGAACTTATGGCGGAATTTGCGCAGCAGGTATTTACACGCTGCCCGGAATTAAACGGACAGGTCGAATTCATTGATGCAGCAACACCGCTGAGCTTACGCGATTACTGCCACTCTCCATACGGAAGCATGTACGGTGCAGCTCATACCGTTTCGCAGTACAATCCCCTGCCGGCCACCAAGATCAAGGGGCTGCTGCTGGCCGGACAATCCATCATCGCCCCCGGAGTCATGGGTGCGGTGGTTTCCGCCTATTTGACCTGCGGTTTCATATATGGACACGAAAAGATTCACGAGGAACTGAAATGCATATACAACGCGTAG
- a CDS encoding beta-ketoacyl-[acyl-carrier-protein] synthase family protein yields MHIQRVVITGMGAISPLGSGVEALWNGLVEGRSGISHMEELEHVKGLRPRIAGRVPEVDTKAIPRKARRTMSNLSIFAALAALEAIEQAGLGTDTLTGGRTGLSVGSTTGSSQALEQFFKLYLPENSLEAIRSTEFFKIMNHSAAANIAQFLEISGRVIAASAACSTGCQNIGLAAEAIATGKQDAMLCGGTDELHPLTVGTFDIIEAASTSGADDPASASRPFDADRNGIVCSEGAGMLLLESYEHAKARGAEILAEITGFSSLCDSSNMASPSADAINLCMKEALKDAGITESEIDYVNAHATGTLQGDASEAQAVAKLFGNTPPVSSLKGHLGHTMAASGAIETIATVRMMQESTIIPTANLTTPAEECAAINNALHLQERPITYALKNNFALGGINTSLVLRRS; encoded by the coding sequence ATGCATATACAACGCGTAGTTATAACCGGAATGGGCGCAATTTCCCCACTGGGCAGCGGAGTGGAAGCTCTTTGGAACGGACTTGTGGAAGGTCGCTCCGGAATCAGCCATATGGAAGAACTCGAACACGTAAAAGGATTGCGTCCGCGCATTGCCGGACGGGTCCCGGAAGTTGACACCAAGGCTATTCCCCGCAAAGCCCGCCGGACCATGTCCAATCTTTCCATTTTCGCCGCGCTGGCTGCACTTGAAGCCATTGAACAGGCGGGACTGGGCACTGACACATTGACCGGAGGCCGGACCGGACTTTCGGTAGGCTCCACCACAGGGAGTTCGCAGGCCCTTGAACAATTTTTCAAGCTCTATCTGCCGGAAAATTCCCTTGAGGCAATCCGCAGTACTGAATTTTTCAAAATTATGAACCATAGTGCCGCTGCCAACATTGCCCAGTTTCTCGAAATCAGCGGACGGGTTATTGCGGCTTCAGCAGCCTGTTCCACAGGATGCCAGAACATCGGATTGGCTGCGGAAGCCATTGCCACCGGCAAGCAGGATGCTATGCTCTGCGGAGGCACAGATGAACTGCATCCCCTGACCGTAGGCACCTTCGATATTATAGAAGCAGCTTCCACTTCCGGTGCAGACGATCCCGCGAGCGCGTCACGTCCCTTTGACGCCGACCGCAACGGCATAGTCTGTTCCGAAGGAGCGGGAATGCTCCTGCTGGAAAGCTATGAACATGCCAAAGCACGCGGGGCTGAGATTCTGGCAGAAATCACTGGTTTTTCATCACTTTGTGACAGCAGCAACATGGCTTCCCCCAGTGCGGACGCTATCAACCTCTGCATGAAAGAAGCTTTGAAAGATGCCGGAATTACCGAATCTGAAATTGACTATGTGAACGCCCATGCCACCGGGACCTTGCAGGGGGATGCTTCAGAGGCACAAGCAGTGGCGAAACTGTTCGGCAACACTCCGCCGGTCAGCAGTTTAAAAGGACATCTTGGTCATACCATGGCTGCCAGCGGAGCCATTGAAACCATCGCAACAGTGCGCATGATGCAGGAAAGCACAATAATTCCTACAGCAAATCTCACGACTCCTGCTGAGGAATGTGCTGCAATAAACAACGCCTTGCATTTGCAGGAAAGACCAATTACATATGCGCTGAAAAATAATTTCGCCCTTGGCGGTATAAATACATCGCTGGTTTTGAGGAGATCTTAA
- a CDS encoding beta-ketoacyl-[acyl-carrier-protein] synthase family protein: MYKVAITGIGAISVLGVDLETIADALKKGRSGIEVDEERIKLGFESPLTGVIKDFTPNTWLGRKQRKTMPDFAVQAYAAAKQALALSGLTEEDLHNDESGLIFGCDSSCIAALDQVELLKERGETSLIGSGAVFRSMTSCVTMNLNTLFKTRGAAWTISSACSSGGHAVGQALNLIATGQQERIICGGAQELNWQSMCSFDGLGAFSNRTDNPAQASRPFDKNRDGLVPSGGAAAIMLERYDLAKKRGAEILGVISGYGFSSDGEHISVPGRNGLARAGAKALKQAGLTPADIDYICAHATATPAGDGAEAANIRTLFGDISPRISSTKSMTGHELWMSGASQIVYTTLMNRYGFTAPNINFTEGDDETSCLNILTETENRPPQKALLNSAGFGGTNSCLVLEF, translated from the coding sequence TTGTACAAAGTGGCAATCACAGGAATAGGAGCCATATCCGTTCTGGGTGTAGACCTTGAAACCATCGCCGATGCCCTCAAAAAAGGGCGTTCCGGCATTGAGGTGGATGAGGAGCGGATCAAGCTCGGCTTTGAAAGCCCGCTGACAGGTGTTATCAAAGATTTTACACCCAATACATGGCTGGGCCGCAAACAGCGCAAAACCATGCCCGACTTCGCGGTGCAGGCCTACGCTGCCGCCAAGCAGGCCCTCGCCCTATCCGGCCTCACAGAAGAGGATCTGCACAATGATGAAAGCGGACTCATTTTCGGATGTGACTCCAGCTGTATTGCCGCCCTTGATCAGGTAGAGCTGCTTAAGGAGCGGGGTGAAACCTCACTCATCGGAAGCGGCGCGGTATTCCGTTCCATGACCTCCTGTGTGACCATGAACCTTAATACCCTTTTCAAAACCCGCGGAGCGGCATGGACTATCAGTTCTGCTTGTTCCAGCGGCGGGCATGCCGTTGGTCAGGCCTTAAACCTCATTGCAACCGGACAGCAGGAACGGATCATCTGCGGAGGGGCACAGGAACTGAACTGGCAGTCCATGTGCAGTTTCGACGGACTTGGAGCATTCTCCAATCGCACTGATAACCCGGCACAGGCCAGCCGTCCCTTTGATAAAAACCGGGACGGCCTAGTTCCCAGCGGCGGCGCAGCAGCCATCATGCTTGAACGCTACGATCTGGCAAAAAAACGCGGAGCCGAAATTCTCGGCGTAATCAGCGGATACGGTTTTTCATCAGACGGAGAACATATCTCAGTTCCCGGCAGGAACGGCCTTGCAAGAGCCGGAGCCAAGGCTCTCAAACAGGCCGGACTCACTCCTGCCGACATTGACTACATCTGCGCCCATGCCACTGCCACCCCGGCTGGAGACGGAGCTGAAGCCGCCAACATCCGCACACTTTTCGGGGATATTTCACCACGCATATCCTCAACCAAATCCATGACCGGACACGAGCTCTGGATGTCCGGAGCCAGTCAGATAGTCTATACAACGCTCATGAACCGCTACGGATTCACTGCGCCGAACATCAATTTCACCGAAGGCGACGACGAGACTTCCTGTCTGAACATCCTTACCGAAACCGAGAACCGTCCCCCGCAAAAAGCCCTGCTTAATTCCGCAGGATTCGGCGGCACCAACTCCTGCCTTGTGCTTGAATTCTAA
- a CDS encoding radical SAM/SPASM domain-containing protein, giving the protein MNSNRCWGSPFTKAEIEQTLQNKQLLTAELELSRVCDLRCIYCYASSGEKLNNELDFEEITDAVDQCRNLGARKIIILGGGEPMLYPRIMDVIQYIHGLGLEIELFSNGTRITPEIASELYSMGVQPVIKFNSLDPEIQDQLAGKKDAHKAIRRGLNNLLEAGYSNGDIPIGAQTIICRQNYTEIPEMWRWLRTQKIIPYFETITDQGRAKDHIELALNPEQIGELFNELSRIDREEFGIEWEPKPPVAAFSCKRHFYSCTITTTGEVIPCPGVDISAGNLRFDSLENIISQSDVFYNLRNIRQTITGPCKTCDLSAECYGCRGMAHHLNGDYLSSDPLCWRN; this is encoded by the coding sequence ATGAATTCAAACCGTTGCTGGGGCAGCCCTTTTACCAAGGCTGAAATTGAACAGACCCTTCAAAATAAACAACTGCTCACTGCTGAGCTTGAACTAAGCAGAGTCTGTGACCTGCGCTGCATCTACTGTTATGCCTCTTCCGGAGAAAAGCTAAATAATGAGCTGGACTTCGAAGAGATCACCGACGCAGTAGACCAGTGCCGGAACCTCGGCGCGCGCAAGATAATTATCCTTGGCGGGGGAGAGCCCATGCTCTACCCCCGCATTATGGATGTGATCCAGTATATCCACGGACTCGGTCTGGAAATTGAGCTTTTCAGCAACGGAACCCGGATAACCCCTGAAATCGCATCCGAACTGTACTCCATGGGAGTACAGCCGGTAATTAAATTCAACAGCCTTGATCCGGAAATTCAGGACCAGCTGGCCGGCAAGAAAGATGCTCACAAAGCCATCCGCCGAGGACTCAACAACCTCCTTGAAGCCGGATACAGTAACGGGGATATCCCCATCGGCGCCCAGACTATCATCTGCCGCCAGAACTATACTGAAATACCGGAAATGTGGCGCTGGCTGCGCACCCAAAAAATCATTCCCTATTTTGAGACCATTACCGATCAGGGAAGAGCCAAGGATCACATAGAACTGGCTCTGAATCCGGAGCAAATCGGTGAATTATTCAATGAACTTTCACGCATTGACCGCGAAGAATTCGGCATAGAATGGGAACCGAAACCACCGGTAGCAGCATTTTCCTGCAAACGGCATTTTTATTCCTGCACCATTACCACCACCGGGGAAGTTATTCCCTGCCCGGGTGTGGATATTTCCGCAGGCAACCTGCGGTTTGACTCACTTGAAAATATCATTTCGCAGAGCGACGTATTCTATAATCTGCGCAATATCCGCCAGACTATCACCGGACCATGCAAGACATGTGATTTAAGTGCAGAGTGTTACGGCTGCCGTGGCATGGCCCATCATCTGAACGGTGACTATCTCTCATCTGATCCGCTCTGCTGGCGCAATTAA
- a CDS encoding outer membrane lipoprotein carrier protein LolA: protein MAIVKKALLLAFLLLIISAHNAFADRQSDFLNDLQARSQSIKSISSDFTQQSYITLFADVMEAKGKFCFARPDNLRWEYTEPFVSGFLLKGQKGLKWDGASKESSQFDTETSPEMAIISEQILAWTTMDIPWLQSLYSIKVTNYSPAVMELTPKSSKTKHFLNLIRIFFAPDETHLKSIELHEPGGDYTKIIFSNVLLNQKLDQDIFLKE from the coding sequence ATGGCAATTGTAAAAAAAGCACTTCTGCTCGCTTTTCTGCTGCTGATCATTTCAGCGCACAATGCTTTCGCAGACAGGCAGTCTGATTTTCTAAATGACCTGCAAGCACGTTCGCAATCCATTAAATCCATTAGCAGCGATTTTACCCAGCAAAGCTATATCACGCTTTTCGCAGATGTCATGGAAGCCAAGGGTAAGTTCTGTTTTGCCCGTCCGGATAACCTGCGCTGGGAGTACACAGAACCATTTGTATCCGGCTTCCTGCTCAAGGGACAAAAAGGATTGAAATGGGACGGGGCAAGCAAAGAATCATCTCAATTCGATACCGAGACATCTCCGGAAATGGCGATCATTTCGGAACAGATTCTGGCATGGACAACCATGGATATTCCGTGGCTGCAATCCCTTTATTCCATCAAAGTTACAAATTATTCTCCGGCAGTGATGGAACTGACCCCGAAATCAAGCAAAACAAAACATTTTTTAAATCTGATACGCATTTTTTTTGCCCCCGACGAGACTCACCTTAAGTCCATTGAACTGCATGAACCGGGCGGGGATTACACAAAGATTATTTTTAGCAACGTGCTATTAAATCAAAAACTGGATCAGGATATCTTCCTGAAAGAGTAA